A stretch of Blautia liquoris DNA encodes these proteins:
- a CDS encoding kinase, with protein MKRLSKIQKMLKGKNISYTYSEEDGCGSVDFLHRGLPYHIWEYADETTPCGVETNVFHAGRTEEIEGDYEDILINEIKSW; from the coding sequence ATGAAACGTTTATCAAAGATTCAAAAAATGCTAAAGGGAAAAAATATCTCGTATACCTATTCAGAGGAAGATGGATGCGGCAGTGTAGATTTTCTTCACCGTGGTCTTCCCTATCACATCTGGGAATATGCAGATGAAACTACACCTTGCGGTGTGGAGACTAATGTGTTCCATGCAGGACGCACAGAAGAGATTGAGGGCGATTACGAGGATATATTAATTAACGAGATCAAATCATGGTAA
- a CDS encoding LacI family DNA-binding transcriptional regulator, which yields MKKVKLQDIADSLGVSRTTVWKVFSDKEGVSDELKDKIISRALEMDYSLPEGIDRPDKSKKESSDAPLNIALAVSRPESSIFWMRIIHQIAKEFSKQNINLVYTYLPSKINENYILPASLSNGNTQGMIIMNVYNVKLLKLLSTCDIPKVFFDTAVSVPTSELNGDVILMENYNSVFKLTKHLIDKGIKTFGFIGDINYAKSNHERYEGFLGALDDHNLALDHTLTLTGSIGEDTYKEEIELFLDTLSSIPQAFVCASDYVACLLISSLRKRNIRVPHDILVTGFDDNIESPIAENITTVHVYNQNIGMRLAMQILYRIKYPNMPYELSYIETKVIYRNSSDD from the coding sequence ATGAAAAAAGTAAAATTACAAGATATTGCAGATTCTCTGGGCGTCTCGCGAACTACTGTCTGGAAGGTGTTCAGCGATAAAGAAGGTGTTTCTGATGAATTAAAAGATAAAATCATATCCAGGGCATTAGAGATGGACTATTCACTCCCAGAAGGAATAGACCGTCCGGATAAATCAAAAAAAGAATCTTCAGATGCACCTCTCAATATTGCGCTTGCTGTATCGCGTCCTGAATCATCTATCTTCTGGATGCGGATTATACACCAGATTGCAAAAGAATTTTCCAAGCAGAATATAAATCTGGTTTATACTTACTTGCCATCCAAGATTAACGAAAATTATATCCTGCCCGCCTCCCTCTCAAACGGAAATACACAGGGTATGATCATCATGAATGTTTATAATGTAAAACTCTTGAAACTGCTTTCCACATGTGACATTCCAAAGGTCTTTTTCGATACTGCAGTCTCTGTTCCGACTTCTGAGTTAAACGGAGATGTCATTCTAATGGAAAATTATAATAGTGTTTTTAAACTTACAAAGCATTTGATTGATAAAGGAATAAAGACATTCGGATTTATCGGAGATATAAACTACGCAAAGTCAAATCACGAGAGATATGAAGGATTTTTAGGAGCTCTGGATGACCATAATCTTGCTCTTGATCATACTCTTACTCTTACTGGATCTATTGGTGAAGACACATATAAAGAGGAAATTGAGTTATTTCTCGATACCCTCTCCTCTATACCTCAGGCATTTGTCTGTGCCAGTGACTATGTGGCATGCCTCTTAATTTCATCATTACGCAAACGAAACATTCGTGTTCCACATGATATACTTGTCACTGGTTTCGATGACAATATAGAAAGCCCAATTGCCGAGAACATTACCACTGTTCATGTCTACAATCAGAATATTGGTATGCGCCTTGCAATGCAAATCTTATACCGGATCAAATATCCGAATATGCCTTACGAATTATCTTATATCGAAACTAAAGTCATATACCGCAATTCCAGCGATGACTAA
- the lspA gene encoding signal peptidase II codes for MNLLMEIELMQSKKKNCMYIIIAILAIAALLGFDQWTKHLAVVYLKDKPNIVLIQGVLELEYLENRGAAFGILQNQQWLFAILTVLFLGISFYVFWKVPKTSRYMPIFCVFIVLASGAIGNFIDRLREKYVVDFIYFNLINFPIFNVADIYLTLSVVTIFILILFVYKDEDYDMIFGKRSKDGV; via the coding sequence TTGAATTTATTAATGGAGATCGAATTGATGCAGAGTAAAAAGAAAAACTGTATGTATATTATCATTGCCATACTGGCAATTGCAGCACTTTTGGGATTCGATCAGTGGACGAAGCATCTTGCAGTCGTATATCTGAAGGATAAACCCAACATCGTGCTGATTCAGGGAGTACTCGAGCTGGAGTATCTGGAAAACCGTGGAGCAGCGTTTGGTATTCTTCAGAATCAGCAGTGGCTGTTTGCAATTCTTACAGTCCTTTTTTTGGGGATCTCCTTTTATGTGTTTTGGAAGGTACCGAAAACCTCTCGCTACATGCCCATCTTTTGTGTTTTTATCGTCCTTGCATCTGGAGCTATCGGAAATTTTATTGATCGTCTCAGGGAAAAATATGTGGTCGATTTTATCTATTTTAACCTAATTAATTTTCCAATTTTCAATGTCGCAGATATTTATCTGACCTTGTCTGTGGTGACGATCTTCATTCTTATCTTGTTTGTCTATAAAGATGAGGATTATGACATGATTTTTGGAAAGCGAAGCAAAGATGGAGTTTAA
- a CDS encoding extracellular solute-binding protein — MKRKAISLLLVALTCATALTGCGGNDSKEGKGKKNNKESSTVSEDTVDENGKVNGLMNKEGLPLVDNPGDYKFSIFVDNSNESDEFYMLNEFKEQTNVDVDLRRFPFETATERLNLDLNSGDYADVLGGWTLSDSMILTYGVQQGVFIPLEDIFKNYCPNIERILDLPGVREQMTAPDGHIYGIPYVTGDTTVAYSPWINERWLKNVNKEMPKTTDEFEDVLKAFKDQDANGNGDPNDEIPFSADPNNKHIEAMAGYFGMPMNKYGVAVKDGKVVYGGASKEYREFLSWFHKLFKEGLIDTELFTQDSATWEGKGNKDLYGSSIAYGSNEFSGIVMDDPTQKSEFSALPVLNTDKEGIWLRDTDGFSTFRAQAVITDNAKNPEIICRWFDNAFELENGIGCNKGPVGVNVIKEGEDYVIKDITTFPADEQERLSWGNLWIQELPKYLPADFEFKEENPAYDEKKALEEQYEPDLTKDIITDNWIPLEDIDRFSDISTALTDYFNQQQAMFVMGEQDVDDDASWDTYVEGLKSLGLEDWVKMRELDGIAE; from the coding sequence ATGAAAAGAAAAGCAATATCATTATTACTTGTGGCACTCACATGTGCAACGGCTTTAACAGGATGTGGAGGTAATGATTCAAAAGAAGGAAAGGGCAAAAAAAACAATAAGGAATCATCGACAGTGTCAGAAGATACAGTAGATGAGAATGGAAAAGTCAATGGGCTGATGAACAAGGAAGGGCTCCCTCTGGTAGATAATCCAGGTGATTATAAGTTCTCGATTTTTGTGGATAATTCCAATGAGTCTGATGAGTTTTATATGCTTAATGAGTTTAAAGAACAGACGAATGTGGATGTAGATCTGAGACGTTTTCCCTTTGAGACGGCGACAGAAAGACTGAATCTTGATTTGAATTCCGGTGATTATGCAGATGTTCTTGGGGGATGGACCTTAAGTGACAGTATGATTCTGACTTACGGTGTTCAGCAGGGAGTATTTATTCCTCTGGAAGATATTTTTAAAAATTATTGTCCGAATATTGAGAGGATTCTGGATTTGCCAGGTGTAAGGGAACAGATGACGGCTCCGGACGGACATATCTATGGCATCCCATATGTGACAGGCGACACTACAGTTGCCTATAGTCCATGGATCAACGAGCGATGGCTGAAAAATGTGAATAAAGAGATGCCAAAGACCACCGATGAATTCGAGGATGTCCTAAAAGCGTTTAAAGATCAGGATGCAAATGGAAATGGGGATCCGAATGATGAAATTCCATTTTCCGCTGATCCCAATAATAAACATATTGAAGCAATGGCCGGATATTTTGGCATGCCAATGAACAAATATGGAGTCGCAGTAAAAGACGGCAAAGTAGTCTATGGGGGTGCCAGTAAAGAGTACAGAGAGTTTTTGAGCTGGTTCCATAAGCTGTTCAAGGAAGGATTGATTGATACAGAACTTTTCACACAAGACAGTGCTACTTGGGAAGGGAAGGGAAATAAGGATCTTTATGGTTCATCCATTGCATACGGAAGTAATGAATTCTCTGGTATTGTAATGGATGACCCAACACAAAAAAGCGAGTTTTCTGCACTTCCAGTCTTAAATACTGACAAAGAAGGTATCTGGCTGCGTGATACGGATGGTTTCAGCACTTTCAGAGCACAGGCTGTAATCACAGATAATGCAAAAAACCCTGAAATTATATGCCGTTGGTTTGATAATGCATTCGAACTTGAAAATGGGATTGGATGTAACAAGGGGCCTGTCGGAGTGAATGTAATCAAGGAAGGTGAAGACTATGTGATCAAGGACATCACAACATTTCCTGCTGATGAACAGGAAAGATTGAGTTGGGGAAATCTATGGATTCAGGAACTTCCCAAATATCTCCCGGCAGATTTCGAATTTAAAGAGGAGAACCCTGCTTACGATGAGAAAAAAGCACTAGAAGAGCAGTATGAACCAGATTTGACAAAAGATATCATCACAGACAATTGGATACCGCTTGAGGATATTGATCGGTTTTCAGATATCAGTACTGCTTTGACCGATTATTTCAACCAGCAGCAAGCTATGTTTGTTATGGGTGAGCAGGATGTCGACGACGATGCATCATGGGATACTTATGTGGAAGGTTTGAAATCTCTCGGTCTTGAGGATTGGGTGAAGATGAGAGAACTTGACGGAATTGCCGAATAA
- a CDS encoding RluA family pseudouridine synthase, producing the protein MEFNELNFEIKDEDALQRVDQYLSGQLSDYSRSFLNRLVKEQNVLVDGKCVKPSYQVHGGENVKITLPAKKNTKPQPEDIPLDILFEDRDVIVVNKPKGMVVHPAPGNYSHTLVNALLFHCGDQLATNDEMRPGIVHRIDKDTTGALVICKNDTAFASLSAQLAAHTITRRYRAICCGELTEEGGTIEGNIGRNPHDRLKMASGLPQGKPAVTHYRVLERFHGYSYIECRLETGRTHQIRVHMASIHHPILGDEVYGPKKNMFKHLQGQTLHAMILGFHHPLSGEYMEFTAPLPEYFTDLLKKMKNVL; encoded by the coding sequence ATGGAGTTTAATGAGTTGAATTTTGAGATTAAAGATGAGGATGCTCTTCAGCGAGTGGACCAATATCTTTCCGGACAGCTGTCGGATTATTCTCGTTCATTTCTGAATCGGCTGGTAAAAGAACAAAATGTCCTGGTTGATGGTAAGTGTGTGAAACCAAGTTATCAGGTTCATGGGGGTGAAAATGTAAAAATAACACTCCCGGCGAAGAAAAATACAAAACCACAACCAGAAGACATTCCTCTGGATATTCTCTTTGAAGACAGAGACGTGATTGTAGTAAATAAGCCGAAAGGGATGGTTGTGCACCCGGCGCCCGGCAATTATAGTCATACCCTTGTAAATGCTCTGTTGTTTCATTGCGGTGATCAGCTTGCGACTAATGACGAGATGCGTCCCGGTATTGTTCATCGAATCGATAAGGACACAACCGGGGCACTTGTAATATGCAAAAATGATACTGCGTTTGCCAGTCTTAGCGCCCAGCTTGCCGCTCATACTATCACACGCAGGTATCGTGCCATCTGCTGCGGCGAGTTGACCGAAGAGGGGGGTACGATTGAAGGTAATATTGGAAGAAATCCTCATGACAGACTCAAGATGGCTTCCGGTCTTCCACAGGGAAAGCCGGCTGTGACTCACTACCGGGTATTAGAGCGCTTTCACGGATATAGTTATATAGAGTGTCGTCTGGAGACAGGCAGAACACATCAAATTCGCGTTCATATGGCGAGTATTCATCACCCGATCCTGGGAGATGAAGTATATGGTCCGAAAAAAAATATGTTTAAACATCTTCAAGGACAGACGTTGCACGCAATGATTCTGGGATTTCATCATCCCTTATCGGGTGAATATATGGAATTTACAGCGCCATTGCCTGAATATTTCACGGATTTATTGAAAAAAATGAAAAATGTGCTATAA
- a CDS encoding ABC transporter permease produces the protein MSSVNGKRKGRVKRVLKRDMSLYLFCIPGIILTFIFSYVPMYGVQLAFRRYNGKAGIWGSPWVGMYYFKRFFDSPYFVSTIKNTLVLSLYSLIVSFPIPIILALLLNSFRHKKYRKVIQTITYAPNFISVVVMCGMIILFLSPSVGVIGNVLNHFGIESTNLMAKKEYWRHIYVWTGVWQNTGWNSVIYFAALSGISPELHEAARCDGATKFQLIRYIDLPSILPTATILLIMNSGSILSVGFEKAFLLQNNLNLSVSEIISTYVYKVGLINNDISYSTAIGLFNTVINLIILIIVNKTADKMSGNSLW, from the coding sequence ATGAGTTCGGTAAACGGAAAAAGGAAAGGACGGGTAAAACGTGTTTTAAAGAGGGACATGTCTCTTTACCTGTTTTGTATTCCGGGTATAATACTGACATTTATCTTCAGCTATGTACCTATGTATGGAGTGCAGTTGGCGTTTCGAAGGTATAACGGTAAGGCAGGTATATGGGGCAGCCCCTGGGTAGGGATGTATTACTTCAAACGTTTCTTTGATTCGCCCTATTTTGTATCAACAATAAAGAATACATTGGTACTGAGCCTTTACAGTTTGATTGTTTCATTTCCAATTCCAATTATCTTAGCTTTGTTGTTGAATTCTTTTCGACATAAGAAATACCGAAAGGTAATACAGACAATTACGTATGCTCCGAATTTCATATCAGTCGTTGTCATGTGCGGTATGATTATTCTCTTCTTGTCTCCATCAGTTGGGGTTATTGGGAATGTATTGAATCATTTCGGAATAGAATCCACAAACCTGATGGCAAAGAAAGAATACTGGAGACACATCTATGTCTGGACGGGTGTCTGGCAGAATACGGGATGGAATTCAGTTATTTATTTTGCGGCTTTGTCTGGTATCAGTCCAGAATTACATGAGGCTGCTCGCTGTGACGGTGCGACAAAGTTCCAGTTGATCAGATACATAGATCTTCCATCCATCTTGCCGACGGCAACGATTCTTTTGATCATGAATTCCGGAAGCATTTTATCGGTAGGATTTGAGAAGGCATTTCTTCTTCAGAACAACTTGAATCTTTCTGTTTCAGAAATCATATCTACCTATGTGTATAAGGTTGGTCTGATTAATAATGATATCTCTTACTCGACCGCTATTGGACTTTTTAATACTGTGATTAACCTTATTATACTGATTATTGTCAATAAAACTGCAGATAAGATGTCCGGAAACAGTTTATGGTAG
- a CDS encoding cell division protein SepF: MSVLDKFLDAIRLNDDYDDEDEFFDDDIEEDFEDEKPKKRFFRTLDDDDDLEDDFVKPKKKTTVSHHETKTASPSSRQSMPKQSRSVQPKSSAKVTPMRKKQGGSGMEVCVIKPNSMEDTREIADTLLANCTVVLNVEGIDVEVAQRIIDFSSGSCYSINGSLQKVSSYIFILTPEDVEISGDIQDILNDAFELPSIRTEF; encoded by the coding sequence ATGAGCGTATTAGACAAGTTTTTAGATGCAATCCGGTTGAATGATGATTACGACGATGAGGATGAATTCTTTGATGATGATATAGAAGAGGACTTTGAAGATGAAAAACCCAAAAAGCGTTTTTTCAGGACTTTGGATGATGACGACGATTTGGAGGATGACTTTGTAAAACCGAAGAAAAAAACAACAGTTTCCCATCACGAAACAAAGACTGCATCACCTTCATCAAGACAGAGTATGCCGAAACAGTCGAGGTCTGTACAGCCAAAATCGTCTGCAAAAGTAACACCTATGAGAAAAAAACAGGGAGGGAGTGGCATGGAAGTATGTGTGATAAAACCTAATTCTATGGAAGACACCAGAGAAATTGCAGATACGCTTTTGGCGAATTGCACTGTAGTTTTAAATGTGGAAGGAATTGATGTTGAGGTTGCACAGAGAATCATAGATTTTTCTTCCGGATCGTGTTATTCAATCAATGGAAGCCTTCAGAAGGTGTCAAGCTATATCTTTATCCTTACACCGGAAGATGTGGAGATTTCCGGAGATATTCAGGATATCCTGAATGATGCCTTTGAACTCCCCTCAATACGGACAGAGTTCTAG
- the aroB gene encoding 3-dehydroquinate synthase, translating to MKSMTVQTNHIKGNGRYDIVWEDSFSELMGQIKKLHLKADKYCIVADSKVARVYLDKVKEILEKEGLYVTTFVFPEGESSKNLQTIQNIYTHLIGEHFDRKDILVALGGGVTGDLTGYAAATYLRGIDFISIPTTLLAQVDSSIGGKTGVDFEQYKNMVGAFYNPRLVYMNLSTLNTLSNRQFACGMGEVLKTGLLGDDDLYIWTINHMYEIEERDHEVVQELIRRCCEIKKHVVEQDPEEEGMRAVLNLGHTIGHAIEKLKDFDLTHGECVALGTVCAAEISHKRGYLSTEEFYEIRDMNVGFNLPITVDGINPNDILEVSRKDKKVEHGLRRFILLKSIGNAVIDDTVTDEEMLEAFEFINGDRIDAE from the coding sequence ATGAAATCAATGACAGTACAGACGAACCATATAAAGGGAAATGGTCGGTATGATATCGTGTGGGAAGATAGCTTTTCAGAGCTAATGGGACAGATAAAAAAACTTCATCTGAAGGCAGACAAGTACTGTATTGTGGCAGACAGTAAAGTTGCACGAGTGTATCTTGATAAGGTAAAAGAGATCCTTGAAAAAGAAGGCCTATACGTCACAACTTTTGTATTTCCAGAGGGAGAGTCATCGAAAAATCTCCAGACGATTCAAAATATCTACACGCATCTAATAGGGGAACATTTTGACAGAAAGGATATTCTAGTGGCCCTTGGCGGCGGCGTGACTGGTGACCTGACAGGTTATGCGGCAGCTACCTACCTTCGCGGGATTGATTTTATCTCCATCCCGACAACGCTGCTGGCACAAGTGGACAGCAGTATTGGCGGAAAAACAGGTGTCGACTTTGAACAGTATAAAAATATGGTCGGTGCATTTTACAATCCCAGACTTGTATATATGAATCTCTCGACACTGAACACTTTATCTAACAGACAATTTGCCTGTGGTATGGGGGAGGTACTAAAGACCGGACTTTTGGGTGACGACGATCTGTACATCTGGACGATTAATCACATGTATGAGATTGAAGAAAGAGATCATGAAGTAGTACAAGAACTTATTCGAAGATGTTGTGAGATTAAAAAGCATGTGGTAGAACAGGATCCCGAAGAGGAGGGAATGCGGGCTGTCTTAAACCTTGGACACACGATCGGACATGCGATTGAGAAGCTGAAGGACTTTGATCTGACACATGGAGAATGCGTAGCACTTGGGACTGTCTGCGCAGCAGAGATTTCACATAAGAGAGGTTATCTGTCAACGGAGGAATTTTACGAGATCAGGGATATGAATGTAGGATTTAATCTTCCGATTACTGTAGATGGCATTAATCCCAATGATATTCTTGAAGTTAGCAGGAAAGATAAGAAGGTGGAGCATGGTCTTAGAAGATTTATCCTTCTAAAATCTATAGGAAATGCTGTAATCGATGACACCGTGACTGATGAGGAGATGTTAGAGGCATTTGAATTTATTAATGGAGATCGAATTGATGCAGAGTAA
- a CDS encoding YlmH/Sll1252 family protein: protein MMDKGLQIKKRLEELADTAYQRSIVTFTEFMDLEEQHMLHSVNWRDYGVTASLFGGYDMAERQMAAFLPDALVFEWKYPFVCVKIFPESIKFSETIGHRDFLGAILNLGITRNRLGDLIVRDNCGYVFAEEKIAHFLCSELTRVKHTLVTAEICESVTSFPGPDEKEIKGSVASLRLDSMIALVFGGSRTSIVPYIENGKVFVNGKMIVSNGNLLKNNDIVSVRGLGKFRFGQVLHHTKKGRNLVVVYRYQ from the coding sequence ATGATGGATAAGGGGCTGCAGATCAAAAAGCGGCTGGAAGAACTTGCCGATACGGCTTATCAGAGAAGTATCGTAACTTTTACCGAATTTATGGATTTAGAGGAGCAACATATGTTACATAGTGTAAACTGGAGAGATTATGGTGTAACAGCCAGTCTCTTCGGCGGCTATGATATGGCAGAGCGTCAGATGGCAGCATTTCTTCCTGATGCTCTTGTTTTTGAATGGAAATATCCGTTTGTCTGCGTGAAGATTTTTCCTGAATCCATAAAGTTTTCAGAAACCATAGGCCACAGAGATTTTCTTGGAGCGATTTTAAATCTTGGTATTACAAGGAATCGCCTTGGCGATCTGATTGTGAGGGATAACTGCGGATATGTCTTTGCAGAAGAAAAGATTGCGCACTTTTTGTGCAGCGAACTCACAAGGGTAAAACATACATTGGTAACTGCAGAAATCTGTGAAAGTGTCACGAGTTTTCCCGGTCCCGATGAGAAAGAAATTAAGGGAAGCGTTGCATCACTCCGTCTGGACAGTATGATTGCTCTGGTTTTTGGCGGTTCCAGAACCTCCATAGTCCCATATATTGAAAATGGCAAGGTTTTTGTAAACGGTAAAATGATCGTTTCAAATGGTAATTTACTGAAGAACAACGATATAGTCTCTGTCAGGGGTCTCGGTAAATTCCGGTTTGGACAAGTTTTGCATCACACAAAAAAAGGAAGAAATCTGGTAGTGGTATATCGCTATCAGTAG
- a CDS encoding carbohydrate ABC transporter permease, which produces MNTKSAAKTTGKKKIKRCKEDVIFDSITFILLTLILVITAYPLYWVIISSISSPAAVSGGEVLWRPVGFTLKGYAEVFKNNEVMRGFANSIVYTVFGVLVNLVVTLPTAYALSRSSFSGKKPITVFYMVTMFFSGGLIPTYLVIKGLNMLNTMWALILPGSMSVYNMIVARTFFQSNISEELYEAAELDGCTQGRFFFQIALPLSKAIVAILVLYYGVGHWNEYFSGLVYISDKAKYPLQLVLRNILITNQTALSQTATTAAARLALREKQQLIDVMKYSLIIISSIPVLVIYPFIQKYFVKGVMIGSVKG; this is translated from the coding sequence ATGAATACAAAAAGTGCTGCAAAGACGACAGGAAAGAAAAAAATCAAACGCTGTAAAGAAGATGTTATTTTTGACAGTATCACTTTTATCTTGCTGACATTGATCCTTGTTATTACAGCTTACCCTCTGTATTGGGTTATTATCTCTTCAATCAGTAGTCCGGCGGCTGTATCAGGCGGTGAAGTACTCTGGAGACCAGTAGGATTTACATTAAAAGGCTATGCTGAAGTATTCAAAAACAATGAAGTTATGCGAGGATTTGCCAATTCTATTGTTTACACCGTCTTTGGTGTCCTTGTGAATCTGGTTGTCACACTTCCGACAGCCTATGCATTGTCCAGAAGCTCATTCAGTGGAAAAAAGCCAATCACGGTCTTTTATATGGTGACAATGTTCTTCAGCGGGGGATTGATTCCAACTTATCTGGTGATTAAAGGCTTAAATATGCTAAATACGATGTGGGCGCTGATACTTCCGGGAAGCATGAGTGTCTACAATATGATTGTGGCAAGAACTTTTTTTCAATCGAATATATCTGAGGAATTGTATGAGGCAGCCGAATTGGACGGATGTACGCAGGGGCGTTTTTTCTTCCAGATAGCATTGCCCCTTTCAAAGGCAATTGTTGCAATTCTGGTTTTATATTACGGTGTGGGACACTGGAACGAGTATTTCTCAGGATTAGTATATATTTCAGACAAGGCGAAATATCCATTACAGTTGGTACTTCGCAACATTCTAATTACAAATCAGACCGCACTGTCACAGACAGCAACGACTGCGGCGGCAAGACTGGCACTTCGCGAGAAGCAGCAGTTGATTGATGTTATGAAATATTCGTTGATAATCATCAGCAGCATTCCGGTACTTGTGATTTACCCGTTTATACAGAAGTACTTTGTTAAAGGTGTTATGATCGGGTCGGTGAAAGGGTAA
- a CDS encoding cytidylate kinase-like family protein produces the protein MRTIITIGRQYGSGGHQIGKILSDEYGIGYYDKELLDRAAKESGIGKELFENQDEKPTSSFLYSLVMDTYSFGLGASPLSDMPLNQKVFLAQFNAIRKIADEGACVMIGRCSDYALAENPNLLSIYIHADMQTRIRRIAAKYDLTDAKAKERIQKTDKKRASYYNYYTSKRWGDADSYHLTLDSGILGIQGCVDTIKKVVEWKEKSDIDKQMIYDATKY, from the coding sequence TTGAGAACTATTATAACAATTGGACGACAATATGGAAGCGGTGGTCATCAGATAGGAAAAATACTTTCTGATGAATATGGTATTGGATATTATGATAAGGAACTACTGGACAGAGCGGCAAAGGAAAGTGGAATTGGCAAAGAATTATTTGAAAATCAGGACGAAAAGCCAACTAGCAGTTTTCTCTACTCATTGGTTATGGATACTTATTCTTTTGGACTTGGAGCTAGTCCCTTGTCAGATATGCCTCTGAATCAAAAAGTTTTCCTTGCACAGTTCAATGCAATCCGTAAGATTGCCGATGAGGGAGCCTGTGTGATGATCGGGCGCTGCTCAGACTACGCACTGGCTGAGAATCCAAATCTGTTGAGTATCTATATCCATGCGGATATGCAGACACGAATTCGCAGAATTGCAGCAAAATACGATCTGACAGATGCCAAAGCAAAGGAAAGAATTCAAAAGACAGACAAAAAGCGTGCAAGTTACTATAACTACTATACCAGCAAGAGATGGGGCGATGCGGACAGCTATCACCTTACCTTGGACAGTGGAATACTTGGGATCCAAGGTTGTGTTGATACTATAAAAAAAGTTGTTGAATGGAAAGAGAAATCGGATATAGATAAACAGATGATCTATGATGCGACAAAATATTAA